The following are from one region of the Polaribacter marinaquae genome:
- a CDS encoding ammonium transporter, protein MSLFLILLQDTPASEVAQAVEQINGDMGMLWMLIAGILVFLMQAGFTLVESGMTRSKNAVNIAMKNLLDICVGSLTFWLVGYSLMYGDTSNGWFFWSGLFQGEGADLFFQTMFAATTATIVSGAIAGRTKYSTYIIFSLIMTAVIYPISGGWQWQGSGWLTEMGFIDFAGSSIVHSVGGWAALVAAFMVGPRIGKYVNGKVLPIPGHNQVLATLGVFILWFGWFGFNGGSQLAWGGADAVGASNVVLITNLSAAAGGLGALVTTWIWYGKPNLAQTLNGSLAGLVSITAGCGNMTAGGAVLAGLIGGIIVVFSIEFIEKKLKIDDAIGAASVHGVAGAWGTLVIGLWGVDGDTAIGLFNGGGASQLGVQAVGVLAYAAWATVLSFIVLAILKATMGLRVSKEVEIEGLDISEHGSIAYPGKRVRDFDEDK, encoded by the coding sequence ATGAGTTTATTTTTAATATTATTACAAGACACTCCAGCGTCAGAAGTGGCGCAAGCTGTTGAACAGATTAATGGAGATATGGGAATGCTTTGGATGCTAATTGCTGGTATTTTAGTATTCTTAATGCAAGCTGGTTTTACATTAGTAGAATCTGGAATGACAAGATCTAAAAATGCGGTAAACATCGCAATGAAAAATCTATTAGACATTTGTGTGGGTTCTTTAACTTTCTGGTTAGTAGGTTACTCTTTAATGTACGGAGATACATCTAACGGATGGTTTTTCTGGAGTGGCTTATTTCAAGGTGAAGGAGCAGATTTATTCTTTCAAACAATGTTTGCTGCAACTACAGCTACAATCGTTTCTGGTGCAATAGCAGGTAGAACAAAATATTCTACATATATCATTTTCTCTCTTATAATGACAGCAGTTATCTATCCTATATCTGGTGGATGGCAATGGCAAGGTAGCGGTTGGTTAACAGAAATGGGCTTTATAGACTTTGCTGGTTCGTCAATTGTACACTCTGTAGGTGGTTGGGCTGCTTTAGTAGCTGCATTTATGGTAGGTCCTAGAATAGGAAAATATGTTAACGGAAAGGTTTTACCTATTCCTGGTCACAATCAAGTTTTAGCAACTTTAGGTGTATTTATCCTTTGGTTTGGTTGGTTTGGTTTTAACGGTGGATCTCAATTAGCTTGGGGTGGCGCAGATGCAGTTGGCGCTTCTAACGTTGTATTAATCACAAATTTATCTGCAGCAGCAGGTGGTCTTGGTGCTTTAGTTACAACTTGGATCTGGTACGGAAAACCAAATTTAGCACAAACTCTTAATGGTTCTTTAGCTGGTTTAGTTAGTATTACTGCCGGATGTGGAAACATGACTGCAGGTGGTGCTGTATTAGCTGGACTTATTGGAGGTATCATTGTAGTATTTTCAATTGAATTTATAGAAAAGAAATTAAAAATTGATGATGCAATTGGTGCAGCTTCTGTACACGGTGTTGCTGGTGCTTGGGGAACTTTAGTTATAGGTCTTTGGGGTGTAGACGGCGATACTGCAATTGGATTATTTAATGGTGGCGGTGCTTCGCAATTAGGAGTACAAGCTGTCGGAGTTTTAGCTTATGCAGCATGGGCAACCGTCTTATCTTTTATTGTTTTAGCAATATTAAAAGCTACAATGGGATTAAGAGTATCTAAAGAAGTAGAAATTGAAGGTTTAGATATTTCAGAACATGGTTCTATTGCTTACCCAGGTAAAAGAGTTAGAGATTTTGACGAAGATAAATAG
- a CDS encoding P-II family nitrogen regulator — MKKIEAIIRKSKFSAVKEALHDVGVNFFSYWDVTGLGNEKEGHVYRGVSYSTSDIQRRYLSIVVNNEFEEITIKTIIEAASTGDVGDGKVFVSDINEAYRIRTGEKGGKTLN, encoded by the coding sequence ATGAAAAAAATAGAAGCAATTATTAGAAAATCAAAATTTAGCGCAGTAAAAGAAGCATTGCATGATGTTGGTGTTAATTTTTTCTCTTATTGGGATGTTACCGGTTTAGGTAACGAAAAAGAAGGACATGTTTACAGAGGTGTAAGTTATAGCACAAGCGATATTCAAAGAAGATATTTATCTATAGTAGTAAATAATGAATTTGAAGAAATAACAATTAAAACTATAATTGAAGCTGCATCTACAGGTGATGTTGGTGATGGAAAAGTTTTTGTAAGCGACATAAATGAAGCCTACAGAATAAGAACAGGAGAAAAAGGAGGAAAAACACTAAACTAA